A single window of Montipora capricornis isolate CH-2021 chromosome 14, ASM3666992v2, whole genome shotgun sequence DNA harbors:
- the LOC138033642 gene encoding uncharacterized protein isoform X6: protein MPVFTFKRKLHVVTMMSGLNMLSNNNIDNYIMTDQSNAPLLLIGNAGSGKSAIMAKSANDTIAKADRGELMSASGCGVFFHFVGATPGSTDLAFFLQWLSREINVSKMLNRSFELCLKTYGEKHMLMLRLNLNIGILNEDNRDLQKAYDYVVKWHETCLECAPVIH, encoded by the exons AGAAAACTACATGTAGTCACAATGATGAGTGGATTAAATATGTTGTCCAACAACAAT ataGACAACTACATAATGACTGACCAATCGAATGCTCCTCTGCTCCTCATTGGCAATGCTGGCTCTGGAAAATCAGCTATCATGGCAAAGAGTGCCAATGACACCATAGCTAAAGCTGACAGAGGGGAACTGATGAGTGCAAG TGGTTGTGGAGTGTTTTTCCACTTTGTGGGTGCCACGCCAGGATCAACTGATTTAGCTTTCTTCTTGCAATGGTTATCAAGGGAAATCAATGTGTCAAAG ATGCTGAATAGGTCATTTGAACTGTGCTTGAAGACGTATGGTGAGAAGCACATGCTAATGTTGAGGCTTAATTTAAACATTGGAATTCTCAACGAAGATAACAGAGATCTACAAAAAGCCTACGATTACGTTGTCAAGTGGCATGAAACTTGTCTTGAG TGTGCGCCCGTGATACATTGA
- the LOC138033642 gene encoding uncharacterized protein isoform X3 — translation MMSGLNMLSNNNIDNYIMTDQSNAPLLLIGNAGSGKSAIMAKSANDTIAKADRGELMSASGCGVFFHFVGATPGSTDLAFFLQWLSREINVSKMLNRSFELCLKTYGEKHMLMLRLNLNIGILNEDNRDLQKAYDYVVKWHETCLELFLCHAGYVGYTCRHLHQRIDKHKGSAIGNHLREQHDMEPEDITQSFRVLRKCQNKFDCLIFEMFFIKELKPTLNKQSDSIRAKPFVQNNSCYDYFILFHCIFLTLFNILYHILAFATCLLFFNLFQHIYANLENLENLLT, via the exons ATGATGAGTGGATTAAATATGTTGTCCAACAACAAT ataGACAACTACATAATGACTGACCAATCGAATGCTCCTCTGCTCCTCATTGGCAATGCTGGCTCTGGAAAATCAGCTATCATGGCAAAGAGTGCCAATGACACCATAGCTAAAGCTGACAGAGGGGAACTGATGAGTGCAAG TGGTTGTGGAGTGTTTTTCCACTTTGTGGGTGCCACGCCAGGATCAACTGATTTAGCTTTCTTCTTGCAATGGTTATCAAGGGAAATCAATGTGTCAAAG ATGCTGAATAGGTCATTTGAACTGTGCTTGAAGACGTATGGTGAGAAGCACATGCTAATGTTGAGGCTTAATTTAAACATTGGAATTCTCAACGAAGATAACAGAGATCTACAAAAAGCCTACGATTACGTTGTCAAGTGGCATGAAACTTGTCTTGAG cTGTTTTTGTGCCATGCAGGCTATGTCGGCTACACGTGCCGACACCTACACCAACGAATTGATAAACACAAAGGATCGGCAATCGGAAACCACCTCAGAGAGCAGCACGACATGGAGCCAGAAGACATCACACAGAGTTTTCGAGTCTTAAGAAAGTGTcagaacaaatttgactgtcttatttttgaaatgttttttatcaaAGAACTGAAACCAACGCTAAACAAACAGAGCGATTCAATTCGCGCCAAACCATTTGTTCAGAACAATTCTTGCTAcgattattttattcttttccattgtatatttttaacactttttaaCATATTGTATCACATTTTAGCGTTCGCTAcatgtttattgttttttaacttgtttcaacatatttatgctaatttggaaaatttagaaaacttactcacttga
- the LOC138033642 gene encoding uncharacterized protein isoform X4 — translation MTDQSNAPLLLIGNAGSGKSAIMAKSANDTIAKADRGELMSASGCGVFFHFVGATPGSTDLAFFLQWLSREINVSKMLNRSFELCLKTYGEKHMLMLRLNLNIGILNEDNRDLQKAYDYVVKWHETCLELFLCHAGYVGYTCRHLHQRIDKHKGSAIGNHLREQHDMEPEDITQSFRVLRKCQNKFDCLIFEMFFIKELKPTLNKQSDSIRAKPFVQNNSCYDYFILFHCIFLTLFNILYHILAFATCLLFFNLFQHIYANLENLENLLT, via the exons ATGACTGACCAATCGAATGCTCCTCTGCTCCTCATTGGCAATGCTGGCTCTGGAAAATCAGCTATCATGGCAAAGAGTGCCAATGACACCATAGCTAAAGCTGACAGAGGGGAACTGATGAGTGCAAG TGGTTGTGGAGTGTTTTTCCACTTTGTGGGTGCCACGCCAGGATCAACTGATTTAGCTTTCTTCTTGCAATGGTTATCAAGGGAAATCAATGTGTCAAAG ATGCTGAATAGGTCATTTGAACTGTGCTTGAAGACGTATGGTGAGAAGCACATGCTAATGTTGAGGCTTAATTTAAACATTGGAATTCTCAACGAAGATAACAGAGATCTACAAAAAGCCTACGATTACGTTGTCAAGTGGCATGAAACTTGTCTTGAG cTGTTTTTGTGCCATGCAGGCTATGTCGGCTACACGTGCCGACACCTACACCAACGAATTGATAAACACAAAGGATCGGCAATCGGAAACCACCTCAGAGAGCAGCACGACATGGAGCCAGAAGACATCACACAGAGTTTTCGAGTCTTAAGAAAGTGTcagaacaaatttgactgtcttatttttgaaatgttttttatcaaAGAACTGAAACCAACGCTAAACAAACAGAGCGATTCAATTCGCGCCAAACCATTTGTTCAGAACAATTCTTGCTAcgattattttattcttttccattgtatatttttaacactttttaaCATATTGTATCACATTTTAGCGTTCGCTAcatgtttattgttttttaacttgtttcaacatatttatgctaatttggaaaatttagaaaacttactcacttga
- the LOC138033642 gene encoding uncharacterized protein isoform X2: MPVFTFKRKLHVVTMMSGLNMLSNNNIDNYIMTDQSNAPLLLIGNAGSGKSAIMAKSANDTIAKADRGELMSASGCGVFFHFVGATPGSTDLAFFLQWLSREINVSKMLNRSFELCLKTYGEKHMLMLRLNLNIGILNEDNRDLQKAYDYVVKWHETCLELFLCHAGYVGYTCRHLHQRIDKHKGSAIGNHLREQHDMEPEDITQSFRVLRKCQNKFDCLIFEMFFIKELKPTLNKQSDSIRAKPFVQNNSCYDYFILFHCIFLTLFNILYHILAFATCLLFFNLFQHIYANLENLENLLT; encoded by the exons AGAAAACTACATGTAGTCACAATGATGAGTGGATTAAATATGTTGTCCAACAACAAT ataGACAACTACATAATGACTGACCAATCGAATGCTCCTCTGCTCCTCATTGGCAATGCTGGCTCTGGAAAATCAGCTATCATGGCAAAGAGTGCCAATGACACCATAGCTAAAGCTGACAGAGGGGAACTGATGAGTGCAAG TGGTTGTGGAGTGTTTTTCCACTTTGTGGGTGCCACGCCAGGATCAACTGATTTAGCTTTCTTCTTGCAATGGTTATCAAGGGAAATCAATGTGTCAAAG ATGCTGAATAGGTCATTTGAACTGTGCTTGAAGACGTATGGTGAGAAGCACATGCTAATGTTGAGGCTTAATTTAAACATTGGAATTCTCAACGAAGATAACAGAGATCTACAAAAAGCCTACGATTACGTTGTCAAGTGGCATGAAACTTGTCTTGAG cTGTTTTTGTGCCATGCAGGCTATGTCGGCTACACGTGCCGACACCTACACCAACGAATTGATAAACACAAAGGATCGGCAATCGGAAACCACCTCAGAGAGCAGCACGACATGGAGCCAGAAGACATCACACAGAGTTTTCGAGTCTTAAGAAAGTGTcagaacaaatttgactgtcttatttttgaaatgttttttatcaaAGAACTGAAACCAACGCTAAACAAACAGAGCGATTCAATTCGCGCCAAACCATTTGTTCAGAACAATTCTTGCTAcgattattttattcttttccattgtatatttttaacactttttaaCATATTGTATCACATTTTAGCGTTCGCTAcatgtttattgttttttaacttgtttcaacatatttatgctaatttggaaaatttagaaaacttactcacttga